One Triticum dicoccoides isolate Atlit2015 ecotype Zavitan chromosome 4B, WEW_v2.0, whole genome shotgun sequence genomic window carries:
- the LOC119290864 gene encoding protein DA1-related 2-like isoform X1: MAYPSRAAYNQCGHERRSSFMKWLCNFLKGTKPVESNHRRRPRVTAGEESSLWQQEPVRPKREDPPRHDNEELDRQIALSLAEEAKRPKERNHNKGENDEDLAQAMQDSLNMNPYMPHNPYAPSQALPRGQRVCGGCKHEVGHGHYLSCMGMYWHPHCFRCSSCTHPIRETEFTLLGAEPYHKLCYKELHHPKCDVCLQFIATNRTGLIEYRAHPFWGQKYCPSHELDRTPRCCSCEKMEPRNTKYMSLGDGRSLCMECLDSAVMDTGECQPLYHSIRDYYEGMNMKLDQQIPMLLVERQALNEAMEGECKGPHHMPETRGLCLSEEQTVSSILRRPRIGGHRLLDMRTQPQKLTRRCEVTAILVLYGLPRLLTGSILAHELMHGWLRLKDYRNLSPEVEEGICQVMSYLWLESEILPASTRHAQPSTSYASSSSSSSYRPPSSKKGGISHTEKKLGEFFMHQIANDTSTAYGDGFRTAYKAVNKYGLRQTLNHIRLTGGFPV, translated from the exons ATGGCCTACCCCTCGAGGGCTGCTTATAATCAGTGTGGCCACG AAAGAAGATCCAGCTTCATGAAGTGGCTCTGCAATTTCCTCAAGGGGACGAAGCCCGTGGAGTCAAACCACCGGCGGCGGCCTCGGGTGACCGCGGGAGAAGAGAGCTCGCTCTGGCAACAAGAACCAGTCAGGCCAAAG AGGGAGGATCCACCTAGACATGACAATGAAGAATTGGACCGTCAGATTGCACTCTCTCTTGCAGAGGAAGCCAAACGTCCTAAAG AGCGAAACCATAACAAGGGAGAGAACGATGAAGACCTCGCCCAGGCCATGCAGGACAGTCTGAACATGAATCCTTACATGCCACACAATCCATATGCCCCCTCCCAGGCCTTGCCTAGAGGGCAAAG GGTCTGTGGTGGCTGCAAGCATGAGGTAGGACATGGCCATTACTTGAGCTGCATGGGAATGTACTGGCATCCTCACTGCTTCCGTTGCTCTTCCTGCACTCACCCTATCCGCGAGACCGAG TTCACCTTGCTAGGCGCAGAGCCATACCACAAGTTGTGCTACAAGGAGCTACACCACCCGAAATGTGATGTCTGCCTTCAATTT ATCGCAACGAACAGGACGGGCTTGATAGAGTACAGAGCCCATCCATTCTGGGGCCAGAAGTATTGCCCCTCACATGAGCTTGACCGCACACCTCGTTGCTGTAGCTGTGAGAAAATGGAG CCAAGGAACACGAAGTATATGTCGCTGGGAGACGGGCGCAGTTTGTGCATGGAATGCCTGGATTCTGCGGTCATGGACACGGGTGAATGCCAACCCCTGTACCACTCCATCAGGGACTACTACGAAGGGATGAACATGAAACTCGACCAGCAGATACCCATGCTCCTGGTTGAGCGGCAAGCCCTCAACGAGGCAATGGAAGGAGAGTGCAAA GGACCTCACCACATGCCTGAAACAAGAGGCCTGTGTCTGTCGGAGGAGCAGACTGTGAGCAGT ATACTTAGAAGGCCCAGGATTGGTGGACATAGGTTACTAGATATGAGAACCCAGCCACAAAAGCTGACTCGCCGATGTGAAGTCACTGCAATTCTTGTCTTGTATGGACTCCCCAG GCTACTAACTGGATCCATCCTTGCCCATGAATTGATGCACGGGTGGTTGCGCCTCAAAG ATTACCGAAACCTAAGCCCAGAGGTTGAGGAGGGTATATGCCAAGTCATGTCTTACTTGTGGCTCGAGTCGGAGATTCTTCCAGCTTCTACAAGACACGCTCAACCTTCAACCTCTTATGCTTCATCCTCGTCGTCTTCCTCGTATCGACCACCATCATCCAAGAAGGGTGGCATATCTCACACCGAGAAGAAGCTCGGTGAGTTCTTCATGCATCAGATTGCCAATGACACCTCAACAGCATATGGTGACGGATTCAGAACTGCCTATAAAGCTGTCAACAAGTATGGCCTTCGCCAGACACTGAACCATATACGTTTAACTGGAGGTTTTCCTGTGTAA
- the LOC119290864 gene encoding protein DA1-related 2-like isoform X2 — translation MKWLCNFLKGTKPVESNHRRRPRVTAGEESSLWQQEPVRPKREDPPRHDNEELDRQIALSLAEEAKRPKERNHNKGENDEDLAQAMQDSLNMNPYMPHNPYAPSQALPRGQRVCGGCKHEVGHGHYLSCMGMYWHPHCFRCSSCTHPIRETEFTLLGAEPYHKLCYKELHHPKCDVCLQFIATNRTGLIEYRAHPFWGQKYCPSHELDRTPRCCSCEKMEPRNTKYMSLGDGRSLCMECLDSAVMDTGECQPLYHSIRDYYEGMNMKLDQQIPMLLVERQALNEAMEGECKGPHHMPETRGLCLSEEQTVSSILRRPRIGGHRLLDMRTQPQKLTRRCEVTAILVLYGLPRLLTGSILAHELMHGWLRLKDYRNLSPEVEEGICQVMSYLWLESEILPASTRHAQPSTSYASSSSSSSYRPPSSKKGGISHTEKKLGEFFMHQIANDTSTAYGDGFRTAYKAVNKYGLRQTLNHIRLTGGFPV, via the exons ATGAAGTGGCTCTGCAATTTCCTCAAGGGGACGAAGCCCGTGGAGTCAAACCACCGGCGGCGGCCTCGGGTGACCGCGGGAGAAGAGAGCTCGCTCTGGCAACAAGAACCAGTCAGGCCAAAG AGGGAGGATCCACCTAGACATGACAATGAAGAATTGGACCGTCAGATTGCACTCTCTCTTGCAGAGGAAGCCAAACGTCCTAAAG AGCGAAACCATAACAAGGGAGAGAACGATGAAGACCTCGCCCAGGCCATGCAGGACAGTCTGAACATGAATCCTTACATGCCACACAATCCATATGCCCCCTCCCAGGCCTTGCCTAGAGGGCAAAG GGTCTGTGGTGGCTGCAAGCATGAGGTAGGACATGGCCATTACTTGAGCTGCATGGGAATGTACTGGCATCCTCACTGCTTCCGTTGCTCTTCCTGCACTCACCCTATCCGCGAGACCGAG TTCACCTTGCTAGGCGCAGAGCCATACCACAAGTTGTGCTACAAGGAGCTACACCACCCGAAATGTGATGTCTGCCTTCAATTT ATCGCAACGAACAGGACGGGCTTGATAGAGTACAGAGCCCATCCATTCTGGGGCCAGAAGTATTGCCCCTCACATGAGCTTGACCGCACACCTCGTTGCTGTAGCTGTGAGAAAATGGAG CCAAGGAACACGAAGTATATGTCGCTGGGAGACGGGCGCAGTTTGTGCATGGAATGCCTGGATTCTGCGGTCATGGACACGGGTGAATGCCAACCCCTGTACCACTCCATCAGGGACTACTACGAAGGGATGAACATGAAACTCGACCAGCAGATACCCATGCTCCTGGTTGAGCGGCAAGCCCTCAACGAGGCAATGGAAGGAGAGTGCAAA GGACCTCACCACATGCCTGAAACAAGAGGCCTGTGTCTGTCGGAGGAGCAGACTGTGAGCAGT ATACTTAGAAGGCCCAGGATTGGTGGACATAGGTTACTAGATATGAGAACCCAGCCACAAAAGCTGACTCGCCGATGTGAAGTCACTGCAATTCTTGTCTTGTATGGACTCCCCAG GCTACTAACTGGATCCATCCTTGCCCATGAATTGATGCACGGGTGGTTGCGCCTCAAAG ATTACCGAAACCTAAGCCCAGAGGTTGAGGAGGGTATATGCCAAGTCATGTCTTACTTGTGGCTCGAGTCGGAGATTCTTCCAGCTTCTACAAGACACGCTCAACCTTCAACCTCTTATGCTTCATCCTCGTCGTCTTCCTCGTATCGACCACCATCATCCAAGAAGGGTGGCATATCTCACACCGAGAAGAAGCTCGGTGAGTTCTTCATGCATCAGATTGCCAATGACACCTCAACAGCATATGGTGACGGATTCAGAACTGCCTATAAAGCTGTCAACAAGTATGGCCTTCGCCAGACACTGAACCATATACGTTTAACTGGAGGTTTTCCTGTGTAA
- the LOC119290865 gene encoding mitochondrial substrate carrier family protein V-like, whose product MQTEASVGMAAATVDGAAAVAARRYSTQQQQQPQPQQHHNQPKLGTTLHLLAGGVAGAVSKTCTAPLARLTILFQVQGMHSDVATMRNTSIWREASRIVYEEGLRAFWKGNLVTIAHRLPYSSISFYTYERYKNWLQMIPGLDSNGGLGADVGVRMVGGGLSGITAASLTYPLDLVRTRLAAQTNTAYYRGISHALFAICRDEGPRGLYKGLGPTLLGVGPSIAISFSVYETLRSHWLLERPCDSPIFISLACGSLSGVASSTFTFPLDLVRRRKQLEGAAGRANVYKTGLVGTFGHIIQTEGYRGLYRGILPEYCKVVPSVGLIFMTYETLKSMFTEGASDE is encoded by the exons ATGCAGACGGAGGCGAGCGTGGGGATGGCCGCCGCGAccgtggacggcgccgccgccgtcgccgcgcggAGGTACTcgacgcagcagcagcagcagccgcagccgcagcagcACCACAACCAGCCCAAGCTTGGGACGACgctccacctcctcgccggcggcgTCGCCGGCGCCGTCAGCAAGACCTGCACCGCGCCGCTCGCCCGCCTCACCATCCTGTTTCAG GTTCAAGGAATGCACTCAGATGTGGCTACGATGCGCAACACTAGTATATGGCGTGAAGCGTCCCGCATTGTCTATGAAGAAGGGCTACGAGCCTTCTGGAAAGGAAATCTTGTAACTATTGCACATCGGTTACCTTACTCCTCAATTAGTTTCTATACATACGAGAGATATAAGAAT TGGCTTCAGATGATACCTGGTCTCGACAGCAATGGTGGATTGGGTGCCGACGTTGGTGTCAGAATGGTAGGCGGTGGCTTGTCTGGGATAACTGCAGCTTCTTTGACATATCCACTGGACTTGGTACGGACACGTCTGGCTGCTCAG ACGAACACAGCCTACTACAGGGGCATATCCCATGCTCTTTTTGCGATCTGCAGAGATGAGGGTCCCAGGGGGTTGTACAAGGGTCTTGGTCCCACTTTACTT GGTGTAGGCCCCAGTATAGCAATAAGCTTCTCAGTTTATGAAACTCTGCGTTCACATTGGCTACTAGAGCG GCCATGTGATTCCCCTATCTTTATCAGTTTGGCTTGTGGAAGCCTTTCGGGAGTTGCATCATCAACTT TTACATTTCCATTGGATCTTGTAAGACGCCGCAAGCAGTTGGAAGGTGCAGCTGGGAGGGCCAATGTCTACAAGACAGGACTTGTTGGAACGTTTGGGCATATTATTCAGACAGAAGGTTATAGAGGATTGTATAGAGGGATCTTGCCTGAGTACTGCAAAGTGGTTCCCAGCGTCGGCCTCATTTTTATGACATACGAGACACTGAAGTCCATGTTCACAGAAGGGGCATCAGATGAATAG